ACCGGAGGATGAATGGTTTGTTGAAGCTGCAAAGGCTGCAATAAATAAACTTCTATTAGGTGCATCTGGGTCCGATACATCAGAAATCGATGAAGATCATATTCTTATAGATGACGAGGAGGTTTCCTCAGATTCTGACAACTCCCCTTCTTCTCTGTCATCAGAAGATAGTTTCGACTCTTTTGCCTCAGCAACTGCAGCTGATCTGGAAAGCCCCATTTACTTGACGGATTCCGAGGGTTGAATATTACAAGATAGATATATTTACATCTCGGTAGGAACCATGAGAAATATTTATGTAAATCTTAATATTTATACAGTTTAGGTAAGCCATTAATCAATTTTTGTAGGAGTTCACTTACAGAAGTACCGTTGTATCAGTTTGTTGTTTAGACTTGTGTAGTTGTGTTGCAAGTTTTTGTACTTAAAATAGATAGATTCTGGAAGTTGATGAATGCCTGCCGGAATAATTTTAATGTCTGAAATATTTGATTCTCTAGTTTTCAAAAGTAACATTTTTCATTTCCAATCATTCTAAAATAAATTGCCCTCATATTATACATTTTTATACTTAACTTTGTGTGCTTTTACCAAATGTATTTTACGGTGATTGAAAATGTAATAAAGGTTAAAAATGACAACTTTCCCTGCATACAGGCTTTAGACTAGTAAGTCTATATTAAAAATGTAACATGCTTCCTTTCTTTGAGCAATGAGAAATTGCTTAGATAGTTACTTCTCCTCTTTATTTACACTTTTCTTTTTGGATGTTTCTTataattgtttacatttcaaaaatttctcaaaatagtaaagttattataatataaaaaataaataaatccaTTACTTTCTCCACTATATAATATTAATCAGTTTTATTATTTTACCTACTTTTTTAACTTttctaatattttataatttttattaaccTCCGTGCTCAACCAAATGTAAACAAATAAGAGGGACGGAGAGAGTATAAGTTTTAAATGACTAGCTACTAAATAACATTTGTTTGGTGGATTGTTGTTGGCTCATGCCGAAAACTTTGTCATTTATATAAAAGAATAAAACAGAGTTGCAAATATCACTATAAAGAAGAGCGGAACAAAACACCGAGAACAAAAACTTTGTTGTTGAGCACACGGACCGTAATGGATCTTACCACACTCGTGGCAAAATGAAGTCCCGCATCTGTGTCAGAAAGCCCAAACGATGTATATTAGTTGCAATATCAAATTCGGAAAAAAAAATCTGGACAGGAAAATGAACTCAGCATGCTACTAGTTGAATGTCCTTGGTCGGACAACAGGTATAAAAGGGTAACTACTATTTAGCAAAAAAATAGAATGAACATGGCTGATCAGTGATCAGTGATCACTAATGGATAAGTAAACATGACAAGTAGCCAGGCGAAATGTAAGTGCCTGGTAATCTTACCTCATCAGGATTCAGAATGAAGCTTTTGATTTCAGAGTGCAGCAAAAGTATTTAACCCTGGTTCTAAGATATTTTTATCTTTTACTTTGGCATTCTTATGCAACTTTGAGAAGGTATATTATACTACAAAGAAAACGATGGTAAACATACCGGCATAAAATAGTTTTGCAACCATCTCCGCGCTCAACAGCTTGACCACAGCGAGGACATCTAGTCCAGTTGAATTTCTCAACAAGCTCTCCAAACATTATGTCATTGGCATCTCTCATCTGTCGCGACTCAGTGCACCAGTACCCTGCATGCCACGGAACTTCACAGGTATAGCAAAACAACTTCTTACAATTTGGACATGTGGACTTCCTCACTGATCCTCCACACTCATTGATGATTAAAGCAGAGCAGTCTTGATAAGGACAGTAACTTCTTTTAAGGGGCAACACCGAGGATTCACAAAGACAATCACACCACTTGCTGAAAAGTTCTGCTGAAATGATTAGTCGACAAAAGAAAGGATCTAACAGTTGCTCACAGTGCAAAGCTGGACACTTAATGATAGCTACAGAATCATCAAGCTTTGCTTGAATGTACTTGGCCAAACAATCAGTGCAAAAAGGATGCATACAACTAGCATTGCTCTTAATTTTCTTAGCTGATGATGACACTGGTTCAATGCATATCTCGCAAGTGAAGGCCTCTGACCTTCCTGAGTCATTAACAACCTGCTCAGAATTCTGCAAATTATTATTGGCCAAATTCAGTTCTAACTTTTGCTGTGTATTCCCCATATTTGTTCGGCATACAATGTCACAACCCAAATAAGTATATGATAAGAGCAAAATATAGACTGTTCTTAAAACAGTAGTGTAGGAGAATGCACTTCTTGAATGTATAAACAGACATTTACACAAGCAAGTAAGCAAGATAGAGGTACGTACGGATGGAATTCCAACAGAAGAGGACAGTTGACAAGGAAGTGTACTCAGAATTGTCATAGATATTACATGATAGATGTTGTTAGAGTAGAAGCTTGAATTTTGCTTATATTGGAACTGTACCATTAAGAATAAGCAACTGCCAACCTGGTATATATAGAGTTTTTAAGGTTTTAGATTCTTTTTACTAGGTACCCaaaatattttatggaaaatgcTAATGGTTATTTTGATTGTCAAATATTTTTGCATGCAGTTCTATCAGTTATATAGTTCAAAACCATGAAAGAAAATATAAATTAGTTTTTACATAATTAGTACATATGTACTGACAATATCACAATTAGGCTTACCCAATTGTTCTGGTTAAACAATGAGAAATTACTTAGCTAATTAAGTCATGACTAGTGACTACATTACAATCTTAATGGAAAGAGGAGCAGTAAATAACTTTTGGTTTCATCGCTTGTTGATGGATGCCAATCAAATGTTGTCAAATACTCAAATTTTGCCAAAGAACCCAGTCGTAAATATTAGCTCCAGCATTAACACGAAGAGCAGAATCAGATACCAACACAAGTAATAACCAACATTTTGCGGCTGAGCACAGGGGCCGTAGTGGCATTTCTTACCACACTTGTggcaaaatgaagttccacatcTGTGTCAGAGAGACCAAAAGATACATATTAGTTGCAAACTCAAATTCCTTTTTTTTGTCAGGGCAAACTCAAATTCTTAGTCACGAAAAAAATGAACTGGGAAATGCATAATTCTTGTTCTAAAAGGGCCATAGCTCGGACCTCTATTGGATATGGTTAGATATTGTTAACATGGCTGATCAGAGATCACTGATGGATAAGTGAACAACTGAACGTGACAAGTAACCATGCGAAAGGTAAATGTGTATTAATATTTTGTAATGCCTATGCACGTAATCTAGCCTTATCAGGATTCAGGATGAAGCTTTTGCTTTCAAATGCAGCAAGAGTATTGACCCTGCAATCTGTTAATCATAACTATGGACCTTAGTTTTCTAATATTTTCATCTTTTACTTCAGCATTCTTAAAGGAACTTTGCGACCCAAAGGTATACTATACTACAATGTCGTTTTGTTTGAGGTCATCGTTCATGATGTAAACGACCATTGACATGTTTTGTTTGGGGTGTTAACAACGGAGATCAAGGTAGATAAGCGAGTACATTTTACAGTCTAGCACATACGGTAGTCAGCATGTTTCAGTAGGTCTTAAAGAAGTTACAACAGACATCTTGCAGAATCTCTGAGGAGTTTATCATTTTTATTGCTTTTAGGGCTTTTGGCATTTAGAATGCTGTATTATAAAAATACTCGGAGATATTAGAAAGCGATGGTAAACATACCGGCATAAAACAGCTTGGCAACCATCTCTGCGCTCAACAGCTTGACCACAGCTAGGACATCTAGTCCATTTGAACTTTTCAATAAGCTCTCCAAAGATTAGGTCATTGGCATCTCTCAGCTGTCGAGACTCAGTACACCAGTACCCTGCATGCCACGGAACTTTACAGGTATAGCAAAGCAACCTTTTACAATTTGGACATGTGGACTTCCTCACTGATCCTCCACACTCATTGATGATTAAAGCAGAGCAGTCTTGATAAGGACAGTAACATCTTTCAAGGAGCAACAGCGAGGATTCACAAAGACAATCACACCACTTGGTGAAAACTTCTGCTGAAATGATTGCTCGACAACAGAAAGGATCTAACAGTTGGTCACAGTGCAAAGCTGGACACTTAATGATGGCTACAGAATCATCAAGCTTTGCTTGAATGTACTTGGCCAAACAATCAGTGCAAAAAGGATGCATACAACTAGCATTGCTCTTAAATTTGTTAGCTGATGATGACATGGGTTCAATGCATATCTCGCAAGTGAAGGCCTCTGACCTTCCAGCTGATTCATTAGCAACCTGCTCAGAATTCTGCGAATTAAGATTGTCCAAATTCAGTTCTAACTTTTGCTGTGTATTCCCCATATTTGTTCTGCATACATTATCACAGCCTAATAAGGTAAATGATAAGAGCACAAACATTAAACTGTTCATAAACAACAGTAGCGCAGGAACATGTCTACACTACACAAAATTCTAACCACATTTGTTACTGAGGATGCACAAATCACTCTGTATTTTGAAATTCAGTCTGCTACTTTCTATGTACTATCATTAATCAGGTACGTATCTCACCGGCCTAGGCTCATAGCAGCAAGGCATTTGTCAGGTTTTATGGTCGTACCTCTCACATTTAGCAAGCAAAACAAATGTCCCATATACGATTATAACATGACTAAGATTTTACGTTTTCATTCTAATGACTCATTAAATCTCATTATGCAACCACCCTAAGCAGAAAAACTTCTTaacttttttttttttgaaacaaaatAAAGTCCGGACTATTCATTAATCAAATCTTGAAAAATTACATTGGTTAGAAATGAACCGAAGTCCACTCCTTACGATCAGACATAGAAATTGCTTCTCTAGCAATTCTATGGGTATTCGCTGATCGTTTGACAAAATAAGCTATAGAGGACCTCAAGTCCTCAAAAATACTTGAACAATCATCAATTATGTCTCCAAACTACGAATGATCTCTGCATTTCCGTCTTATAGCTTGCACAACTAGCCTGGAATCAAGTTCTTAACTTACATTACCCAAATTAGAACAAGAAATCAGAAAGAGAACAATCATTTAAATCAAACTGTAGCACAAGAAAATTAAACACCATAAGAAGATTAAAAAATCCCAATTTTTGCACAAGAACAGAAAAGATATCACTCTTGTTcaagaattaaaaaaaaaatcttgtTCAAAACAGATATAGTGTCACAATTATACTACTAAAAAACCATTAAACATAAACCCCTGCAATGATCAACAAAGCACAAGCAAGTAGGCAACATAAAAACCTCACAATCTTGTTCAAGAACAGAAAAATTAAACAGCCACACTACGAAAAACCCATAAATCTTAAACTCTGGCAATGATAGGCAGCTAAACAAAAACTGCATTACTGATCAACACTTACTATGCAAGAACAAGCCATGGAAAAAAAGGAAATGTAACAGCACTATTGATGTACATGCAATTCTTGAATGTAAAAACACACATGTGCATTATCAAGTAAGCAAGATAGAGGTACGTACGGATGGAATGCTAATAGGTAATAGCAGATGACAGTTGAAAATGAAGTGCAATTAGAAGTATTTTTATTATTGCATGATAGAAGTAGTTGGAGTAGAAACTTGAATTTACTTAAATGAAGTAATGTCCAAAACAGCAGAAAATTGGACTTTTTGTCCAGAATAGCAACATGTCAATTATTGACCCTCACCTAGCACATTGGCAACGCTTTTAAGGCATGCGTTAGTACTTTAATCGGGACATTGCACTGTAGACCCAAGAGGGAGACGACAAACCAGAAAAGAATTACTCAAAGGGGTCCCAAATGTATTCCTAAAATGAAAGCTGTTGCGATAAGTGTTCGTAAAAAGCTAGAATCAGACTGTAGATATTTCGGCATGGTTGAGTAATGGGTAATAGGAATTAATCGGAATGATTAATCATGTCATTGaactaatttaatattattttttatttatagaTAATAATATATATAGTTATTTTACTATCACgattatacatatataatttttataaatatttatacaaataaattgaaaatatggaatattattaaagtaaatataatttttaatatttaactTATGAATTGAGATTAATGTGAgataaaaattaagaaaatttaTTGTTTAACCATTTAAAATAGTAAATATGTATAggaaattattatttttcttaaattttttacaaatttatatttattcatttttataaatactttttcaattttttaacAATGAGACCGATTTTTGACCGATTAATCCGATTTTTGACCAATCAATCCGATTTTTCCCGATAtttgtaaaaataatttttgaccTGATTTTCGCTTAATCAGTTCGATTTCCGAACGAAGAGCGATTAATCGCCGATTAATCCGATTAATTACAACACCGGTTGTGATACTGATAAAAAtgacaaaaataaaataaatttattattattattattattattattattattaaggcAATATTTACTTTCTTCTCAAACAAACAATATGACTAAATGTGTGTTTTGCTTAATATAGGATGTATGGTCCCCACATTAGTAAGTATATCTAACGTAATCATTTTTATTGGTTCATGTATAAACGGAAGTTTTTTTTATTGACCAAAGAGttctttaatttataattgaatTGTAACAAAATATAATATTCGAGTGAAATTTTATTCGTATTATGATTGTGCTAGTATCGGGCAAATTTTGTAGAAGTGTTTTTTTGGATAATTTTACATATTTTTTTTTGCCTAATTGGCCCAGTTCCAAAACCCCAAATTGGAATTGTACCATTAAGAATAATCAACTGCCAGCCTGGCCTGGTTATATAGAGTTTTTAAGCTTTTTTTTTTGTTTAACACATTTTAGCAGTGTTACAGAAATTGGTAATTGCAAAAGATCGGTTGTGATATCGATTTAGGATTAATTGAAGAATTGGAGATTAATCGGAAGAATTAATCGACATAAAAATCggatatattataatatttaaataatatttaatatataattattgatTATATTAGCTATTTATCAACAATATTGGTTTACCTTGATTCATATGGTTTGCAGCTATTACGTGAGCCCGTAaagtttacccagtgcgcaccgAAGGGTAGCTGCAGGTTACCtagataaaaaaaaattaaaaattccaCGGAGttttcatatttaaatcaatatagtattttaaatttaataaactattttatatattTCAATAAAGAAAAGTTTATAAGgattaatcggatttcaaaaacCGGATCGGTCAGCTATCTTGCAAAGGATTAATTggaaattaatcaattaaatcagGAATTTTTAATGTATTTGAGTTAAAATGGATGAAAATTTGAGTGATATATAAAAGGAGTATTATTATTCTAACCGGAGTTTGTTATTCAAACTAGTAGTCAGtcttttaaattatttttattcgaGAAGATTGTTTTGCACGTGGAATTTCAAGTTTTCAACGTAACAACCTTAATTCCAATCAAACCGAAAGAAATCATGCATTACTGGCCAGCTTGAATCCGCTGGAATCAGTGAGGGTGCAGGTCAGTGGCCCAGTAATGCAACAAGTTTAAGAGCAATGCTAGTTGTATGCATCCTTTTTGTACTGATTGTCGAGCAACAGTTCAGCAGAAGTTTTCACCAAGTGGTGTGATTGTCTTTGTGAATCCTCGCTGTTGCTCCTTGAAAGATGTTACTGTCCTTATCAAGACTGCTCTGCTTTAATCATCAATGAGTGTGGAGGATCAGTGAGGAAGTCCACATGTCCAAATTGTAAGAAGTTGTTTTGCTATACCTGTGAAGTTCCGTGGCATGCAGGGTACTGGTGTACTGAGTCTCGACAGCTGAGAGATGCCAATGACCTAATCTTTGGAGAGCTTATTGAAAAGTTCAAATGGACTAGATGTCCTAGCTGTGGTCAAGCTGTTGAGCGCAGAGATGACCTCAAACAAAACGACATAGTTGGATAATGTACCTTTGGGTCGCAAAGTTGATTTAAGAATGCTAAAGTAAAAGAAGAAAATATCAGAGAACTAAGGTCCATAGTTATGATTACATGATTTTAGGGTCAATACATTTTCTGCATTTGAAATCAAAAGCTTCATCCTGAATCCTGATAAGGTGAGATTAGGGGCATAGGCATTACAGAATATAAATATACATTTACTTTTGGCATGGTTACTTGTCATGTCTACTAATCCATCAGTGATCACTGATCCGTGTTAACAATTTCTAATTGATATATTAATGTCCGAGCCATTGTTACTCGGACTCGGTCTGAGTGTCAAACTCGGCTACATGTTTTTGACTAAAAATAAGTGTCCATTTGCCTGTACCTGTGTCCGAATGTCGAGAGTCACACGGGTACTTGAGGTAAAATGAAGAATCGAAGTAACATAGATCCAAACTATGACCCTTTTACAACAAGAATTATGCATTCCCTCTCCAGTAACATATTTCATATTCGAGAACTTTGTATTGCATGTAGACTTTCCAGTTTCAAACGTAACAACTTTCATTCCATTCATACTTAAAGAAATCAAACATTGTGTGCTTATGCCAGGGCATACAGGATTAAATTACTCATAGATGTAAACCAGTGGGACTAATAGATAATCCGGGACTCGTTTCCTGACCAATATTACATTAGAGGCACAATAAGAGCACCAACGACGACAATGCCATGCTTCATTTCTTTGTCATTGTTGGTCATTGAGAATTTGATCTCTCCATCGCCAGTTAACGACTTGCGGGCGACAAACTGGCCAATGTGTAAGGTTATGATTTGGTTCTTTGACATTTCCCTACAGTGATGATACAGAATTCGGCCATGCCTGGTTTCGGTGGAATCAATAAGGGTGCACATCAGCGGCCCGGTAATGCAATAAGTATGCCTTACCTCTACCAGGATCAGCACTCTGTAACGCATCCCTTCTGTCAATGAACTTATCCCATATGTTCCGTGCACTTGTAGCGATTGTACACTTATTAGTTCATAACATTTGGTAACGGAACCACTGCACAAATTTGAAATTATAGAACAAGATAATCAGAAATAATTTATGGCCCGTTTGGGAAACTAgatttcatttgaaattctgAATTTGATCAAATAAGCTGTTTAGGAATTTGGATTTAGGACATTCAAATATTAGTATATAAACATGAGAATTTGAAATGACAACTCAAATCCTGTCATTTGAAATAAAATGCTAAGTAATTAGTAATTTCAAGCAATAGACGCCAATAATTTCAGGCATGTATCCTTGCTAGTTCTTACAGCCGAAGAACTCTGTCAGTGCTTTTCCAGTGATTGCTATCTGAACCAAAGTTGATTTGAAGATCGCTAGCCTCCATATACCCGACGACACTCTAAAGAAAAAAACAATCATCATATATAATACATAAAACTACTAAAATTTGAATGATTGCTATTAATCTTGTGTGCGCAACAATAAATAACTTATTACCTTATTATTGCCCTGCGATGGACAGCTGAGCCTTTTCCCGGTATGGGCATCAGACCAGTATTTAGTGACTTCGTCATAACATACTGATAGTGCCATCTTCTTGATATATCTTAATTCTGAATACTCACCAGTACTAAAAAaatttcaactcttgaaatattTTTGATGATTCGGACTCTGTTAGATGCTGTATTTATAGCAAGCTAGTTGTGAAGTCTGATTACTTGGTCGTCGAGTATATATTTGTTTAAGTTGACACAGAGGACCGTATCAGAAGTATAGTTTATTAGCCCTTTGTTCGTTATATCAACAACTCAACAAGAATACTATGATACAATTACAAACTTCTGTGCTGTCATTTACATTGTTTATGAGGCAAACAACTGAGGACTGCAGCAAGATTGACCTAAAGAATGTTTGGTTGATATTTTAGAACTGATAATTGAATGGATTACTGAAATAATGATGTCATTTGGTTTCTGGACCTTCTGCATCATCTAAGTGGATCACTTAATTAACTGTTTCATCACTAATGTTTTCTTAAAGAAATCTTCTTATCTTTGTTGTATATGTTTGTTCTGGAGTTTAGGAACATAAACAAACTAATCAAGGAATTAAGCCACCATCtcatatttattcatttaattaaatAGTGAATGATTATCATGCCATCATGAATGAGTTACATTTATTCATATATGACAGCAGGTATTTAGTACTAATTCACCAGTACTCTGGTTTAATTAAGTAATTTATATAAATTTTGGCACAACAGCAGCTCCGATGACAACCATGCCATGCTTCCAAAAGCCATCAGTCTGAAATTCCCAGGCAGTGATGACTATGATTTGATTTCTCGGCATTTTCATCATGTTCTCAGTATGCTCTTGCTTGCAGACATCTGGAGTAGTGAGGCTAAAGGTCACTGGTTTGTCAATGTTAAAATTGTTCAAAAGCTTCACCACAAACTTAACTTGGTAATCCAGTCCTTCCCTAAGTTTTCTCATCGCGTACTTTCCATTAATTTCCAGCCAACAGAGATCAATTAACTCAGCAACTTCCAAGCAATGTTCACTGGGTGATAACAACAAAATTGTTGGAAAATTTGAGTGTCGTATAAAAGCAGGAAGACAAGAAAATGAGTTGGTCTATTAAAAAGGAAGGAATGGACTATAATAGAGTTGTCAGAATGATTATTAATTCTTAACTAGCTCTTTTAATACAAGGCCTTGTTCAACTCAGCCAATTTGCATGGAATACCATTTCCAGCATCTGAGTGTCGGAGCCCCAAACGATTTTTAGTTTCCTTGCATCCTGATACCCTGTACAGAAAGATTGTCAAATATTTATGCATGCAGACGCAGTTCTATCAATTATATAGTTCAAAACCTGGAAAGAACATCCAAATTATTTTCACATAATTAGTACACATACACGAGCAATTTCACGATTAAAGCTGACCCAATTGTTCTGGTACTGGGACACTGCAACTTCTGGCCTGCTTTAGGCTGGCTTAACTTCTACAATAATGCATGCATTATCTTTTTTCTTTTCAGCTGGATTCTTGTTCCCAATTAAGATGGTCCTTGGCAAAGAAGAAGAATTTCGATTAATCAGAATGCAACAATATGGTCCTGGTACTTTAAACTGGTTTAACTGGATATATGTTTGATTTCCAACCGATCACCTCTACTTCTTGTCTTCCCGGCCTAATTTACTAAAGAAGAGCACCAATGTCAACTGCAGTATAGTTTAATTTCGCTGCTTGAGCCAGCCCGGATGCTGTATAACAACATGTTATCTCTGTTTCTAAATCATTTCTCTTTTCATAAACTAGTTTAAAAATCGATTATATATATTTATCTTTGTAAATATGTAAAAGATTCTAATTATTGTAATGCTCTAGTCCTTTTTATAATATGCCAATTCTAGAAACATTTGACATAAGCAATTTAACATAGCCATGTGTAGTAGTGTGTCAACCAGTTGACTTAACGCTTGATGAACTTCGTGGAAGCTACATCCCAACTTGGTAATTTCATTGACCAATTCAGTTTATGCTTTAGATTTATAAACACAGATTTCCAACCAATTTGGCATACAACTCACTAATCTTCATGTACTCATTTTGTTTGGATTAGTTAAATCTTAAACTCCCTCTAACTACATAATTCAGAAGAAGCCAAATCTCCATGGCTAATGTAGCCTCCTCGTTTTGTCATGTCTTCTTGAGCTTTGAAGGAGAAACTCGCAACAACTTCACATGCTTCTTATACGAGGCTCTGAAAGCTCAAGGATTTGTAGCTTTCATGGACACAAATGACGTACATATTGGAGATGAAGTAGATTTGACAATTAAAGAGGGGATCAGAAACTCTATGAGTGCCATAGTTATTTTCTCCCAAAAATACGCGTATTCTACATGGTGCCTCGATGAACTGGTTCTCATCCTTGAGCGTAAGAAAAACTCTAGATATTTTATCATACCGATCTTGTACGAGGTTGAAATCGGAGATATAAAACACCAGCTCGGGAATTATGGTCTGGCCCTCGAAGAGCATAGGGCGACGTATAGCCACAAGGTGGACAAGTGGAGAGAAGCTTTGGTTGAAGCTGGTAATATCTTGGGAGACCATGTAAAGAGGTAACGTTTCTTACTTCTTTCGCAATGCTATTATGTTTCATGCTAAATAATACGGAAAATGCTAAAGGTACAAAATAAGTTATTAAAATAGTTACAAATGACACATGTCATGCTTATCAGGATTTCACTTCCAGGTTACAGAGCACTTTTATTCAAAACATTGTCACATTGTTTCAAGAAAAACTGTCTGCCAAGTTCCCAGAATCCCGCCTTCCAATGTCAAAAAGTTCAGTTTTACCAAGCAGTTCTTCATCGTCCTTCTCTCGACATGGGCCATTTAACGACGAGGTGATTCTTTACACAACTGGTGTTAACAATGGCCTAGGCGCAAATGGGCTGGTAAAGACTATTCTGATGAGTGGAAATGTTGTATTTAAAGAGAGAAACTGTTCAAAAGAGCCAAAGTATCTGACAGAGCTGCAAGAGCTGGCGGGTAAGGACAAGGTGAGGCTTCCCATGGTGATTGTGAATGGGAAGGACTTGTGCGGAGAAGAAGAAGTTGAAGGTTTAGAGGATTTTCAAGACATAGTGAAGCTCAAGTCAACTCTGAATATATTGTATGCTGGACAAAGGCAACAGGAGAGTATAAATGATATTATGAGAACTACTAGTTCAATTTTTGGTTGGGACAAGAGGCGCATATAAGGAGTGAAGACTTTACCTATGCAAGCGATTCATGCAGGGGCCAACGGGGACATGTGCCCTCGCACCACAAAACCAAAAattaacaattttttttaaagtaCTAGTGCCGCCTCCCTCCTTTCCTCCCCTCTCCTAGGTTTGTCCATTTTCAAGTAAATAGAGGGGCTTCCAATGGTTTTCTCCGGTGTAAAGCCCCAACCCCTTCATTCTATTTTATTATCGTTAATTTCCTTTCAATAAAACCcaattttttgggtgtttgtgtgtctcctcttggagtttgtgttttgtctctccttttggagtgtttgtTATATTTTTGTTTAGTCAAACTTGGGTTTATCTGGTGTTGGATCTGTTTGAAAacgaatttattgatatttttggtgatctgcAAAGCCTGCATCAAATCTGGGACGGTGGTGATTATTGCAAGAGCCCACCTTTCATAAACAAAGATTGTTCATCTGTCATGGGTTTACACTTTCGGCACgtctatagctggtatccggcatgtagatagt
This sequence is a window from Apium graveolens cultivar Ventura chromosome 9, ASM990537v1, whole genome shotgun sequence. Protein-coding genes within it:
- the LOC141682724 gene encoding E3 ubiquitin-protein ligase RSL1-like, whose amino-acid sequence is MGNTQQKLELNLANNNLQNSEQVVNDSGRSEAFTCEICIEPVSSSAKKIKSNASCMHPFCTDCLAKYIQAKLDDSVAIIKCPALHCEQLLDPFFCRLIISAELFSKWCDCLCESSVLPLKRSYCPYQDCSALIINECGGSVRKSTCPNCKKLFCYTCEVPWHAGYWCTESRQMRDANDIMFGELVEKFNWTRCPRCGQAVERGDGCKTILCRCGTSFCHECGKIHYGPCAQQQSFCSRCFVPLFFIVIFATLFYSFI
- the LOC141686829 gene encoding E3 ubiquitin-protein ligase RSL1-like, which gives rise to MGNTQQKLELNLDNLNSQNSEQVANESAGRSEAFTCEICIEPMSSSANKFKSNASCMHPFCTDCLAKYIQAKLDDSVAIIKCPALHCDQLLDPFCCRAIISAEVFTKWCDCLCESSLLLLERCYCPYQDCSALIINECGGSVRKSTCPNCKRLLCYTCKVPWHAGYWCTESRQLRDANDLIFGELIEKFKWTRCPSCGQAVERRDGCQAVLCRCGTSFCHKCGKKCHYGPCAQPQNVGYYLCWYLILLFVLMLELIFTTGFFGKI
- the LOC141687355 gene encoding uncharacterized protein LOC141687355, yielding MALSVCYDEVTKYWSDAHTGKRLSCPSQGNNKSVVGYMEASDLQINFGSDSNHWKSTDRVLRLGSVTKCYELISVQSLQVHGTYGISSLTEGMRYRVLILVEVRHTYCITGPLMCTLIDSTETRHGRILYHHCREMSKNQIITLHIGQFVARKSLTGDGEIKFSMTNNDKEMKHGIVVVGALIVPLM
- the LOC141686034 gene encoding disease resistance protein RPV1-like; this encodes MANVASSFCHVFLSFEGETRNNFTCFLYEALKAQGFVAFMDTNDVHIGDEVDLTIKEGIRNSMSAIVIFSQKYAYSTWCLDELVLILERKKNSRYFIIPILYEVEIGDIKHQLGNYGLALEEHRATYSHKVDKWREALVEAGNILGDHVKRLQSTFIQNIVTLFQEKLSAKFPESRLPMSKSSVLPSSSSSSFSRHGPFNDEVILYTTGVNNGLGANGLVKTILMSGNVVFKERNCSKEPKYLTELQELAGKDKVRLPMVIVNGKDLCGEEEVEGLEDFQDIVKLKSTLNILYAGQRQQESINDIMRTTSSIFGWDKRRI